Proteins from one Salinispora arenicola genomic window:
- the pgsA gene encoding CDP-diacylglycerol--glycerol-3-phosphate 3-phosphatidyltransferase codes for MTGAAESVPVAPQVPVLNAANALTLLRLVLVPVFAASVVTSAMTHVGWRVAACLIFALASVTDLVDGWIARRFGLVTSVGKVADPIADKALTGAALLLLSFYDRLPWWVTVVILVREWGITALRFWVIRHGVLAASRGGKIKTALQILAIVWYLWPVPAALVAVGPWVMGAAVVVTVVTGFDYVVRALRLRRPAR; via the coding sequence ATGACGGGGGCGGCGGAGTCGGTCCCGGTGGCCCCCCAGGTCCCGGTGCTCAATGCGGCCAACGCACTGACCCTGCTGCGTCTGGTGCTGGTGCCGGTCTTCGCGGCGTCGGTGGTGACCTCTGCGATGACCCACGTCGGCTGGCGGGTCGCGGCCTGCCTGATCTTCGCCCTGGCCTCCGTCACCGATCTGGTGGACGGGTGGATCGCTCGCCGCTTCGGGCTGGTCACCTCGGTGGGCAAGGTGGCCGACCCGATCGCGGACAAGGCACTCACCGGGGCCGCGCTGCTGTTGCTTTCCTTCTACGACCGGCTTCCGTGGTGGGTCACCGTGGTGATCCTCGTCCGGGAGTGGGGCATCACCGCGCTGCGGTTCTGGGTGATCCGGCACGGCGTCTTGGCGGCCAGCCGGGGCGGGAAGATCAAAACGGCCCTGCAGATCCTCGCGATTGTCTGGTACCTCTGGCCCGTGCCCGCGGCTCTGGTCGCGGTCGGTCCGTGGGTCATGGGTGCCGCCGTGGTGGTTACGGTGGTCACTGGCTTCGACTACGTGGTGCGGGCGCTGCGCCTGCGGCGGCCCGCACGCTGA
- a CDS encoding PspA/IM30 family protein — translation MANPFVKGWKYLMALFGTKLDERADPKVQVQQAIEEAQRQHQTLVQQAAAVIGNQRQLEMKLSRQMSEVERLQGNARQALVLADQSRAKGSEAEATRYEQSAQALATQLVSAEQATEDLKTLHDQALGAAAQARKAVENNSMILQQKLAERAKLLSQLEQAKMQESVAASLESMSAITAPGTTPTLDEVRERIERRYANAMGRAELASNSVEGQMLDIQQAALDAAGSARLDQIRAGMTGEQLGGAAQRPAVAQPEQQDVPVTDPAAVARLDEIRSSLSRERGTGGSAAAG, via the coding sequence ATGGCGAACCCGTTCGTCAAGGGTTGGAAATATCTGATGGCGCTCTTCGGCACCAAGCTCGACGAGCGCGCAGATCCGAAGGTGCAGGTCCAGCAGGCCATCGAGGAGGCGCAGCGCCAGCACCAGACGCTCGTCCAGCAGGCCGCAGCGGTGATCGGCAACCAGCGGCAGCTGGAGATGAAGCTGTCCCGGCAGATGTCCGAGGTCGAACGGCTGCAGGGCAACGCGCGCCAAGCCCTGGTGCTGGCCGACCAGTCCCGGGCCAAGGGCAGCGAGGCCGAGGCCACCCGCTACGAGCAGTCCGCCCAGGCCCTCGCCACCCAGTTGGTCTCCGCCGAGCAGGCCACCGAGGACCTGAAGACCCTGCACGACCAGGCACTCGGCGCGGCGGCGCAGGCGCGTAAGGCGGTCGAGAACAACTCGATGATCCTCCAGCAGAAGCTCGCCGAACGGGCGAAGCTGCTCAGCCAGCTGGAGCAGGCCAAGATGCAGGAGTCCGTCGCCGCCTCGCTGGAGTCGATGTCGGCGATCACTGCGCCGGGCACCACCCCCACCCTGGACGAGGTGCGCGAGCGAATCGAGCGCCGGTACGCCAACGCGATGGGCCGGGCCGAACTCGCCAGCAACTCGGTCGAGGGGCAGATGCTGGACATCCAGCAGGCGGCCCTCGACGCGGCCGGCTCCGCCCGGCTCGACCAGATCCGCGCCGGCATGACCGGTGAACAGCTCGGCGGCGCCGCCCAGCGGCCGGCCGTGGCGCAGCCCGAGCAGCAGGACGTCCCGGTCACCGACCCGGCGGCCGTGGCCCGGCTCGACGAGATCCGGTCCAGTCTGAGCCGGGAGCGCGGCACCGGGGGCAGTGCCGCCGCCGGTTGA
- a CDS encoding helix-turn-helix domain-containing protein has translation MVLLRRVIGDALRTRRQGQHRTLREVSSAANVSLGYLSEIERGHKEPSSELLAAICDALGARLSELLREVSDTVALAEQMPGVLVPVQDEPAGQQPASVPASAHGKAAGRAVRQVSSDGSVSVQVRQDSALKATLRARVRATDRDVVCAA, from the coding sequence ATGGTCCTGCTACGCCGGGTGATCGGTGACGCGCTGCGGACACGCCGGCAGGGGCAGCACCGCACCCTGCGCGAGGTCTCCTCCGCCGCCAATGTCAGTCTCGGTTACCTCTCTGAGATCGAGCGTGGGCACAAGGAGCCGTCGAGCGAGCTGCTGGCGGCGATCTGTGACGCGCTCGGCGCCCGCCTGTCCGAGCTGCTGCGGGAGGTGAGCGACACTGTGGCGCTCGCCGAGCAGATGCCGGGCGTGCTGGTGCCGGTCCAGGACGAGCCGGCCGGACAACAGCCCGCCTCGGTCCCGGCGTCCGCCCACGGCAAAGCGGCGGGCCGGGCGGTCCGCCAGGTCTCCTCGGACGGCTCGGTGTCGGTGCAGGTTCGCCAGGATTCGGCGCTCAAGGCCACCCTGCGTGCCCGGGTGCGGGCGACGGACCGCGACGTGGTCTGCGCCGCCTGA
- a CDS encoding ornithine cyclodeaminase family protein — protein MSLLLTDPEVAAALDAPTTVTAMRDALRAAYDGRLVAPPRATATLDGGRMVLTAGHLVGEWYGFRSYDTFGLPEGEQVVVLHDARTGVVRAVAVGEELGSRRTGGLGGVAIDALARPDAATLGVVGSGRQAWTQVWAAAAVRPLREVSVHSRSAARRTAFADRIRAELGVPARAVGSAAAAVADRDIVVIATTSTTPVVDAADLARGAHVNAVGFKQVDRHEFGPDLLDRAEVLATDSPAQAVGYTPPMLAALPPYAGRLRDLGAVLAGAVPGRTSADQISAFCSTGLAGTEVFLLDRMVRVAATT, from the coding sequence ATGTCACTACTCCTCACCGACCCTGAGGTCGCCGCCGCGCTCGACGCACCGACGACGGTCACCGCGATGCGGGACGCGCTGCGCGCCGCCTACGACGGTCGACTGGTCGCCCCGCCCCGCGCCACCGCGACGCTCGACGGTGGCCGGATGGTGCTGACCGCCGGGCATCTCGTCGGCGAGTGGTACGGCTTCCGGTCCTACGACACGTTCGGGCTGCCGGAGGGCGAGCAGGTGGTGGTGCTGCACGACGCCCGCACCGGTGTCGTCCGGGCGGTCGCGGTCGGGGAGGAACTGGGCTCCCGCCGTACGGGCGGGCTGGGCGGGGTCGCCATCGACGCGCTGGCCCGCCCGGACGCGGCCACGCTCGGTGTGGTCGGCTCGGGTCGGCAGGCGTGGACGCAGGTCTGGGCCGCAGCGGCGGTCCGGCCGTTGCGGGAGGTGAGCGTGCACAGCCGCTCGGCGGCGCGGCGTACGGCGTTCGCCGACCGGATCCGTGCCGAACTGGGCGTCCCGGCCCGGGCTGTCGGCTCGGCCGCGGCGGCCGTCGCCGACCGGGACATCGTGGTGATCGCCACCACCAGTACCACCCCGGTGGTGGACGCCGCCGACCTCGCGCGGGGCGCACACGTCAACGCGGTCGGCTTCAAGCAGGTCGACCGGCACGAGTTCGGACCCGACCTGCTGGACCGGGCCGAGGTGCTGGCCACCGACTCACCGGCCCAAGCGGTGGGGTACACCCCACCGATGCTCGCCGCCCTGCCTCCGTACGCGGGACGGCTGCGCGACCTGGGCGCGGTCCTGGCCGGGGCGGTGCCCGGTCGGACCAGCGCGGACCAGATCTCCGCCTTCTGCTCGACCGGCCTGGCCGGCACCGAGGTCTTCCTGCTCGATCGCATGGTCCGGGTCGCGGCGACGACCTGA
- the rimO gene encoding 30S ribosomal protein S12 methylthiotransferase RimO, translated as MVSATSSSPADGRRVALLTLGCARNEVDSEELAARLHADGWQVTTDGEGAEVVVVNTCGFVEKAKQDSIQTLLAAAETGAKVVAAGCMAERYGRELADSLPEAQAVLSFDDYPDISDRLGAVLAGTAIDAHTPRDRRELLPLTPVRRREAAVSLPGHGTRAAAAGPGGRSAPVEVDEHTPAHLRPVLRRRLDTGPVASLKLASGCDRRCAFCAIPAFRGAFVSRPPEELLAEAEWLARTGVRELVLVSENSSSYGKDLGDPRALEKLLPQLAAVDGIVRVRASYLQPAETRPGLVEAIATTPGVAAYFDLSFQHSSEPVLRRMRRFGSTERFLDLLASVRALAPEAGARSNFIVGFPGETRADVAELVRFLNEARLDAIGVFDYSDEDGTEAAGLSGKVSATTVKRRYDRLGALADELCAQRAEQRLGSTVQVLVDSVDDGVVEGRAAHQAPEVDGSTTLVAPSGGGVDLAALRPGDLVRCTVTATEGVDLVAVPDGMISAAPGVAR; from the coding sequence ATGGTGTCTGCCACCTCCTCTTCACCCGCCGACGGCCGCCGCGTCGCCCTGCTGACCCTGGGCTGCGCCCGCAACGAGGTCGACTCGGAGGAACTGGCTGCCCGCCTGCACGCCGACGGCTGGCAGGTGACCACCGACGGTGAGGGCGCCGAGGTGGTGGTCGTGAACACCTGCGGGTTCGTCGAGAAGGCCAAGCAGGATTCGATCCAGACGTTGCTGGCCGCCGCCGAAACCGGTGCCAAGGTGGTGGCGGCCGGGTGTATGGCCGAGCGGTACGGGCGGGAGCTGGCAGACAGCCTGCCCGAGGCGCAGGCGGTGCTGAGCTTCGACGACTACCCGGACATCTCCGACCGACTGGGTGCGGTGCTCGCCGGAACCGCGATCGACGCACACACCCCGCGCGATCGGCGGGAGTTGCTGCCGCTCACCCCGGTGCGGCGTCGAGAGGCGGCGGTGTCGCTGCCGGGCCACGGCACCCGGGCCGCTGCGGCTGGTCCTGGCGGGCGGTCCGCTCCGGTCGAGGTCGACGAGCACACGCCGGCGCACCTGCGCCCGGTGCTGCGCCGTCGGCTCGACACCGGGCCGGTAGCGTCGCTCAAGCTGGCCAGCGGCTGCGACCGGCGGTGCGCGTTCTGCGCCATCCCCGCCTTCCGTGGCGCGTTCGTCTCCCGCCCGCCGGAGGAACTACTCGCCGAGGCGGAGTGGCTGGCCAGGACCGGGGTGCGGGAGCTGGTGCTGGTCAGCGAGAACTCCAGCTCCTACGGCAAGGATCTGGGCGACCCGCGAGCGTTGGAGAAGCTGCTGCCCCAACTCGCCGCGGTCGACGGGATCGTCCGGGTGCGGGCGAGCTACCTGCAACCGGCCGAGACCCGTCCCGGTCTGGTCGAGGCGATCGCCACCACACCGGGGGTGGCCGCGTACTTCGACCTGTCGTTCCAGCACTCCAGTGAGCCCGTGCTGCGTCGGATGCGTCGGTTCGGGTCCACCGAGCGGTTCCTGGATCTGCTGGCCAGCGTTCGGGCGCTGGCCCCGGAGGCGGGCGCGCGGAGCAACTTCATCGTCGGGTTCCCCGGTGAGACCCGGGCCGACGTCGCTGAGCTGGTCCGGTTCCTGAACGAGGCGCGGCTGGACGCGATCGGCGTGTTCGACTACAGCGACGAGGACGGCACCGAGGCCGCCGGCCTGTCCGGCAAGGTCTCGGCCACCACCGTCAAGCGCCGCTACGACCGGCTCGGTGCGCTCGCCGACGAGCTGTGCGCGCAGCGGGCCGAGCAGCGGCTCGGCTCGACGGTGCAGGTGCTGGTCGACTCGGTCGACGACGGCGTGGTGGAGGGTCGCGCCGCACACCAGGCGCCCGAGGTCGACGGCTCGACCACCCTGGTCGCGCCGTCCGGGGGCGGCGTGGACCTGGCTGCGCTGCGTCCAGGCGATCTGGTCCGGTGCACGGTCACCGCGACCGAGGGTGTGGATCTCGTTGCCGTACCGGATGGGATGATCTCGGCGGCGCCTGGCGTGGCACGGTGA
- the pspM gene encoding phage shock envelope stress response protein PspM — protein MADERTRYFRRLSRLRRSARRWSVTAGGLGGAAAVLTPYAGLGLADAAWAAGAGGAIVLATWRWVDLRALAAQPAPPPVDPAQAAAHSRARLVAAVERLPIGPGVLAEVRRIRSRVALRGTSAAEPWARLDRAGATFTGLRGRLTGVAEPAVAEATAADRSLRDLAARVADVERAIRLAPPETRRPLQEARVALSGQLDSGVAAYERLVVAAAGYVAENARPDVEHPAAARLTEATDLLHGVASALAELRATDPTVRTS, from the coding sequence GTGGCGGACGAGCGAACGCGATACTTTCGGCGGCTGAGCCGGCTGCGGCGGTCTGCCCGCCGGTGGAGCGTCACCGCCGGTGGGCTCGGTGGCGCGGCGGCGGTGCTGACGCCGTACGCCGGTCTGGGGCTGGCGGACGCGGCGTGGGCCGCCGGTGCGGGCGGGGCGATCGTGCTCGCCACCTGGCGCTGGGTCGACCTGCGGGCGCTGGCCGCCCAGCCGGCGCCGCCTCCGGTGGACCCGGCGCAGGCGGCGGCCCATTCGCGGGCCCGGCTGGTCGCGGCGGTGGAGCGCCTTCCGATCGGCCCTGGCGTGCTCGCGGAGGTACGACGGATTCGGTCCCGGGTCGCGCTTCGCGGCACCAGCGCCGCCGAGCCGTGGGCCCGGCTGGATCGGGCTGGGGCGACGTTCACGGGCCTGCGGGGCCGGCTGACCGGGGTGGCGGAGCCCGCGGTCGCCGAGGCCACCGCGGCGGACCGCTCGTTGCGAGACCTCGCCGCCCGGGTCGCCGACGTCGAACGGGCGATTCGGCTCGCGCCGCCCGAGACCCGCCGTCCGCTTCAGGAGGCGCGGGTGGCCCTCTCCGGCCAGCTTGACAGTGGTGTCGCGGCGTACGAGCGGCTGGTGGTGGCCGCCGCCGGTTATGTGGCCGAGAACGCCCGGCCCGATGTCGAGCATCCGGCGGCGGCCCGGCTCACCGAGGCGACCGACCTGTTGCACGGAGTGGCGTCGGCGTTGGCTGAGCTGCGCGCCACCGACCCCACCGTCCGCACCTCCTGA
- a CDS encoding DMT family transporter, whose product MAWIVLVISGLLETAWAIALDRSAGFSRLVPTLVFAVTAALSMVGLAYALREIPVGTGYAVWVGIGAVGTALVGMVALNESTSLPRIICLLLVIAGVMGLKIYH is encoded by the coding sequence ATGGCCTGGATCGTGCTGGTAATCTCCGGACTCCTCGAGACCGCGTGGGCCATCGCCCTCGACCGCAGCGCGGGGTTCAGTCGACTCGTCCCCACGCTCGTCTTCGCCGTCACGGCCGCCCTGAGCATGGTCGGCCTCGCCTACGCGCTACGCGAGATCCCGGTCGGCACCGGGTACGCGGTCTGGGTCGGCATCGGCGCTGTCGGCACCGCCCTGGTGGGCATGGTGGCCCTGAACGAGTCGACCAGCCTGCCCCGAATCATCTGCCTCCTGCTGGTCATCGCCGGTGTGATGGGGCTGAAGATCTACCACTGA
- a CDS encoding DNA-formamidopyrimidine glycosylase family protein, with the protein MPEGDTVWNTARVLEQALAGDRLTGSEFRVPRLATTNLAGWTVHESASRGKHLLLRLASPRTDHGDGERWTLHSHLRMDGTWRTYPPGRRWSARPAHLIRAVLRGPRAVAVGYHLHDLALVPTAEEQRLVGHLGPDLLGPDWDPVEAVRRLTADPEATIGTALLDQRSLAGVGNLYKCEVLFLRGVSPWTPVRAVPDLIGVVTLAQRLLAANRGHGTQSSTGSRHRGQTTYVYGRWAQPCRRCGTAIRRQEQDERVTYWCPTCQPERPG; encoded by the coding sequence GTGCCCGAAGGCGACACGGTCTGGAACACCGCCCGCGTACTTGAGCAGGCGCTGGCCGGCGACCGGCTGACCGGCAGCGAGTTCCGCGTACCGCGGCTCGCCACGACGAACCTCGCCGGCTGGACGGTCCACGAGTCGGCCAGCCGGGGCAAACACCTGCTGCTGCGCCTCGCGTCACCGCGCACCGACCACGGCGACGGCGAGCGCTGGACGCTGCACTCGCACCTGCGGATGGACGGCACCTGGCGAACGTATCCGCCCGGACGGCGCTGGTCCGCCCGCCCGGCACACCTGATCCGGGCGGTGCTGCGCGGCCCCCGGGCGGTGGCCGTCGGGTATCACCTGCACGACCTCGCCCTCGTGCCCACGGCCGAGGAGCAGCGCCTCGTGGGCCATCTCGGCCCGGACCTGCTCGGCCCGGACTGGGATCCGGTCGAGGCGGTCCGGCGCCTCACCGCCGACCCCGAGGCCACCATCGGCACCGCCCTGCTCGACCAACGTAGCCTCGCCGGCGTGGGCAACCTCTACAAGTGCGAGGTGCTGTTCCTACGCGGAGTGTCGCCGTGGACGCCGGTACGCGCCGTACCCGACCTGATCGGCGTGGTGACCCTGGCGCAGCGGCTGCTCGCCGCCAACCGTGGGCACGGGACCCAGAGCAGCACCGGATCCCGACACCGGGGACAGACCACCTACGTGTACGGCCGGTGGGCCCAGCCCTGCCGCCGCTGCGGCACCGCGATCCGCCGGCAGGAGCAGGATGAACGGGTCACCTACTGGTGCCCGACCTGCCAACCTGAACGTCCCGGCTGA
- a CDS encoding S-adenosyl-L-methionine hydrolase yields the protein MASTPWISFTTDYGLADGFVAACHGVLARLAPTARVIDVTHLVPPGDVRRGAAVLAQTVPYLPAAVHVAVVDPGVGTARRAIALTAGNGLLVGPDNGLLLDAATALGGVDAAVELTNPDWLGARMSATFHGRDVFAPVAARLALGAPLADAGPAVEPGALVRLPTPLVQPETDGFTAEVLTVDHFGNVQLAATGALLKSLPRSLRVAHRPAVHARTFDDAPPGGLLVHVDSAGLVAVAVNGGRAADLLAVTPGDQLHVTAG from the coding sequence ATGGCGTCGACGCCCTGGATCTCCTTCACCACCGACTACGGCCTCGCCGATGGCTTCGTGGCCGCCTGCCACGGAGTGCTTGCCCGGCTGGCGCCCACCGCCCGGGTGATCGACGTGACCCACCTGGTCCCACCCGGCGACGTCCGGCGCGGCGCGGCGGTGCTGGCGCAGACCGTGCCGTACCTGCCGGCGGCCGTCCACGTCGCCGTGGTCGACCCCGGCGTGGGCACGGCCCGCCGGGCGATCGCCCTCACCGCGGGGAACGGACTGCTGGTCGGGCCGGACAACGGGCTGCTGCTGGACGCGGCGACGGCGCTCGGCGGGGTGGACGCCGCGGTGGAGCTGACGAACCCGGACTGGCTCGGGGCACGGATGTCCGCGACCTTTCACGGCCGGGACGTCTTCGCGCCGGTCGCGGCCCGGCTGGCGCTCGGTGCGCCGCTCGCCGACGCCGGCCCGGCCGTCGAACCGGGCGCCCTGGTCCGGCTGCCGACCCCGCTGGTCCAACCGGAGACCGACGGGTTCACCGCCGAGGTGCTGACCGTGGACCACTTCGGCAACGTGCAGCTCGCGGCGACGGGCGCCCTGCTGAAATCACTACCCCGGTCACTTCGGGTCGCGCACCGGCCGGCGGTGCACGCCCGAACGTTCGACGACGCACCGCCGGGAGGGCTGTTGGTGCACGTGGACTCGGCCGGCCTGGTCGCGGTCGCGGTCAACGGTGGCCGGGCCGCCGACCTGCTCGCGGTGACGCCGGGAGACCAGCTCCACGTCACCGCCGGCTGA
- a CDS encoding helix-turn-helix transcriptional regulator, which yields MDSLAGFLRTRRSRVDPTAVGIPIDRHRRVQGLRREEVAHLSGVSVDYYVRLEQGRATQPSDQVLDALARVLGLDETESEHLHRLARQRRHRAKTPGGRVRPELLRILDLMADAPALIMNHRLDVLAGNRLARLLYGLPMPGLNTARHIFLEEDERGLYADWEACTRNVVGHLRLAAGKYPEEPRLTSLIGELAMGSERFRGLWARADVRARTHGRRTYRHPLVGLLELHQESLMPPDESGMELLILSAAPGSPSEDGLRLLAGLGTDETAGRPRKGRLGTS from the coding sequence ATGGACAGTCTCGCGGGCTTCCTGCGGACCCGGCGTTCCCGGGTCGACCCGACGGCCGTCGGCATCCCCATCGACCGGCACCGCCGGGTCCAGGGGCTGCGCCGCGAGGAGGTCGCGCACCTGTCCGGAGTCAGCGTCGACTACTACGTACGCCTGGAGCAGGGCCGCGCGACCCAGCCCTCCGACCAGGTCCTCGACGCGCTCGCCCGCGTTCTCGGCCTCGACGAGACCGAAAGCGAGCACCTCCACCGGCTTGCTCGACAGCGCCGCCACCGGGCGAAGACACCGGGCGGGCGGGTCCGACCCGAGCTGCTCCGCATCCTCGACCTGATGGCCGACGCGCCCGCGCTGATCATGAACCATCGGCTGGACGTACTCGCCGGAAACCGCCTCGCCCGGCTCCTCTACGGCCTGCCGATGCCGGGCCTGAACACCGCTCGGCACATCTTCCTCGAGGAGGACGAGCGCGGCCTGTACGCGGACTGGGAGGCGTGCACCCGCAACGTGGTCGGGCATCTGCGCCTGGCTGCCGGCAAGTACCCCGAGGAGCCCCGCCTCACCTCGCTCATCGGCGAACTGGCGATGGGTAGCGAGCGTTTCCGCGGCCTCTGGGCCCGCGCGGACGTCCGCGCCCGCACCCACGGACGGCGAACGTATCGGCATCCGCTGGTCGGGCTCCTGGAACTGCACCAGGAAAGCCTCATGCCACCGGACGAATCCGGCATGGAACTACTGATCCTGTCCGCGGCGCCCGGCAGCCCCAGCGAGGATGGGCTACGCCTGCTCGCGGGCCTGGGCACGGACGAAACGGCGGGCCGGCCCAGAAAGGGACGATTGGGCACTTCCTAA
- a CDS encoding CinA family protein: MGLGADGEGPADGPAAGVVHGLATRRETLATVESLTGGLLAAAIVEVAGVSSVYRGGLVVYATELKSRLAGVPQELLAERGPVDGDVAVALAEGGRRRCDADWCLATTGVAGPRPQDGKPVGLVYVAAAGPNGSVVRRLGLGGDRDLIRSATVVQALRLLAERVAAAGAPSGATGGA, encoded by the coding sequence ATGGGGCTTGGGGCGGACGGTGAGGGGCCGGCAGACGGCCCGGCCGCCGGCGTCGTGCATGGTCTCGCAACGCGGCGGGAGACGCTCGCCACCGTCGAATCGCTGACTGGTGGCCTGCTTGCTGCCGCGATCGTGGAGGTCGCCGGGGTGAGCAGCGTCTACCGCGGTGGGCTCGTGGTCTACGCGACCGAGCTCAAGTCGCGGCTGGCGGGCGTACCGCAGGAACTGCTTGCCGAGCGCGGGCCGGTCGACGGGGACGTCGCCGTGGCGCTCGCGGAGGGTGGCCGGCGACGGTGTGACGCTGACTGGTGCCTGGCCACCACGGGGGTGGCCGGGCCCAGGCCGCAGGACGGTAAGCCGGTCGGCCTGGTGTACGTGGCGGCGGCCGGTCCGAACGGCAGCGTGGTCCGGCGGCTGGGACTGGGTGGGGACCGTGATCTCATCCGGTCCGCCACGGTGGTGCAGGCACTTCGGCTGCTCGCCGAGCGGGTCGCCGCCGCCGGGGCGCCCTCGGGTGCCACGGGTGGTGCGTAG
- a CDS encoding NAD(P)H-dependent oxidoreductase, with protein sequence MKTLIVYAHPEPKSLNGSLKDLAVSTLRTAGHEVRVSDLYAMNWKAVVDSTDHDPDASGRLKVALDSGRAFDAGTLTPDVLAEQEKLRWADMVILQFPLWWFTMPAILKGWVDRVFSFHFAYGVGEYSATRFGDRFGEGTLAGRKALLSVTAGGSEPHYSDRGINGPIEDLLFPIQHGILYYPGMEVLPPFVLYGADRLTDEDYPDIAKAWTQRLLALESTEPIAFRQQNSGDYEIPSLRLKEGVEPAGRTSFGLHLRD encoded by the coding sequence ATGAAGACGCTGATCGTCTATGCCCACCCGGAGCCGAAGTCGCTCAACGGCTCGCTGAAGGACCTCGCCGTCTCCACCCTGCGCACCGCCGGGCACGAGGTGCGGGTCAGCGACCTGTACGCGATGAACTGGAAGGCGGTCGTGGACAGCACGGACCACGACCCCGACGCCTCCGGTCGGCTGAAGGTCGCCCTGGACTCGGGCCGAGCCTTCGACGCCGGGACACTCACCCCGGACGTCCTCGCCGAGCAGGAGAAGCTGCGGTGGGCCGACATGGTCATCCTTCAGTTTCCGCTGTGGTGGTTCACCATGCCCGCGATCCTCAAGGGCTGGGTGGACCGGGTGTTCAGTTTCCACTTCGCGTACGGCGTCGGCGAGTACAGCGCCACCAGGTTCGGTGACCGCTTCGGCGAAGGCACCCTGGCCGGCAGGAAGGCACTGCTGTCGGTGACTGCCGGTGGATCGGAGCCGCACTACTCGGATCGCGGGATCAACGGACCCATCGAGGACCTGCTGTTCCCGATCCAGCACGGCATCCTCTACTACCCGGGTATGGAGGTGCTGCCGCCGTTCGTGCTGTACGGCGCCGATCGGCTGACCGACGAGGACTACCCGGACATCGCCAAAGCCTGGACGCAGCGCCTGCTCGCCCTGGAGTCGACCGAGCCGATCGCGTTCCGACAGCAGAACTCCGGCGACTACGAGATCCCCTCGTTGCGGCTGAAGGAGGGGGTGGAGCCCGCGGGCCGTACCAGCTTCGGACTGCACCTGCGGGACTGA